In Primulina eburnea isolate SZY01 chromosome 3, ASM2296580v1, whole genome shotgun sequence, one DNA window encodes the following:
- the LOC140827358 gene encoding uncharacterized protein, producing the protein MAAPRTRAQAALRMRQLTIDNHARKIATLKARLAKGKLERQELNEIRHLLESDVQRLTHHLDVAESQMLQIPTNSIRFARLVSINKDLLERIEIEKDRAAQARQRQEEYIAKQDRYVSKLHDTMDRLQDQNNYLHSVIENMEEAEVAPMEEHYMDPQNIINELQSQLQKKEMEIKILKERNEKLERDNYQLDGNNICIGEDLREARVEEKKLRDDVRRYAAYHLESERQHEITKQELKKAQDRILTLQIRSDGLVIAEPSVKIEHQRPAGTLLSLPIPQWKWEHITMDFVTGLPRVRRGFNSIWVIVDRLTKSAHFLPVKTTYSMNQYAEDYIAEIVRLHGVPVSIVSDRDPRFTSEFWKSLHRAMGSRLAFSTAYHPQSDGQSERVIQILEDMLRACTIDFPGSWDSLLPLAEFTYNNSYQATIGMAPYEALYGRKCRSPLYWDEVGERKMLGPELVQQTADVVAVIRERMKTAQSRQKSYADVRRRPLQFEIGDHVFLKIAPLKGVMRFGKKGKLSPRFIGPFEILDRVGDRAYRLALPPDLDRVHNVFHVSMLRKYVADPSHVLRHEPLDLTPNLTYQEIPIQILDRTVRVLRNKEIGIVKVLWRNHLLEEATWEPEDEMRENIQHRLEEKIGEQEIDEKVSQSTIQELQDQVNNLDHHNTQLQNYIEHLQNEMVNMEELIEQLEENPMEEEEINEAVGDGEVLDE; encoded by the exons ATGGCTGCCCCTCGTACTCGCGCACAGGCTGCTCTGCGCATGCGTCAGCTTACCATCGATAACCACGCTAGGAAAATAGCGACTTTAAAGGCGCGACTAGCCAAAGGGAAATTGGAAAGGCAAGAGCTGAATGAGATTAGGCACCTGCTGGAGTCGGACGTACAGCGACTCACTCATCATTTGGATGTAGCTGAAAGTCAAATGCTACAGATACCGACGAATTCGATTCGCTTCGCGCGCTTGGTTTCAATCAACAAGGATTTACTTGAGAGAATTGAGATAGAAAAGGATCGCGCTGCTCAGGCCCGTCAGCGCCAGGAGGAGTACATCGCCAAGCAGGATCGGTATGTTTCGAAGCTCCACGACACTATGGATCGGCTCCAAGACCAGAATAACTACCTACATTCAGTGATAGAAAACATGGAGGAAGCAGAAGTAGCACCCATGGAG GAACACTACATGGATCCCCAAAACATCATAAATGAACTCCAAAGTCAACTTCAAAAGAAAGAGATGGAAATTAAaatactgaaagaaagaaatgagAAACTAGAAAGAGATAACTACCAATTGGATGGAAACAATATATGTATAGGGGAAGACCTTCGGGAAGCCAGAGTTGAGGAAAAGAAATTGCGCGATGACGTCAGACGATACGCTGCGTATCATCTAGAGTCGGAACGACAGCATGAGATCACCAAACAAGAGCTGAAGAAAGCGCAAGATAGGATTCTTACGCTCCAAATCCGAAGTGATGGccttgtaatagccgagcccagt gtgaagattgagcaccagagacctgctgggacattgttgtcgttgccgattcctcagtggaagtgggagcatattacgatggatttcgtgactggtcttcccagagtgcggagaggtttcaattctatttgggttatcgttgatagattgactaagtcagcgcactttcttccagtcaagacgacgtattcgatgaaccagtatgccgaggactacatagcagagattgtcagacttcatggtgttcctgtgtcgatcgtgtctgatcgtgaccccagatttacttcagagttttggaagagtttgcacagagctatgggttcgcgattagcgttcagtacagcctatcatcctcagagtgatggtcagtcagagagagtcattcagattcttgaggatatgctcagagcgtgtactatagactttccaggtagctgggattctttgttgcctttggctgagttcacttataataatagctaccaggcgacgattggcatggcaccgtatgaggcactttatggcaggaagtgcaggtctcccttgtattgggacgaggttggtgagaggaagatgttgggaccagagttggtccagcagactgctgatgttgttgctgttatcagagaaaggatgaagactgcccagtccagacagaagagctatgcagatgttcgtcgcagacctttgcagttcgagattggcgaccacgtgtttctgaagatagcacctctcaagggtgtgatgagatttggcaagaagggcaagttgagtcctagatttattggtccattcgagattttggacagagttggtgacagagcctacagattagccctacctccagatcttgacagagttcataatgtgtttcacgtctcgatgctcaggaagtatgttgcagatccttcccatgttctacgccatgagccattggacttgacgccgaatttgacatatcaagagattccgattcagattttggatcgcacagttagagttctgaggaacaaagagatcggcattgtcaaagttctttggaggaaccatttgttagaggaggctacgtgggaaccagaggatgagatgagagagaa TATTCAACATCGTCTTGAGGAAAAGATTGGAGAACAAGAAATCGATGAGAAAGTAAGCCAATCGACAATACAAGAACTGCAGGACCAAGTGAACAACCTTGATCACCACAACACGCAACTGCAGAATTACATCGAGCATCTACAAAATGAGATGGTCAACATGGAAGAACTCATAGAGCAATTGGAAGAAAATCCaatggaagaagaagaaattaacgAGGCTGTAGGAGACGGCGAAGTGTTAGATGAATAG